The genomic segment AGGCGGTGGCGAGGAGGGCGCCGTCGGGGGAGAACGCGACGGCGTTCACCGAGTCGGTGTGTCCGGTGAGGGTGGTGTGGTGGTCGCCGGTGGTGGGGTCCCAGATGCGGGCGGTGTTGTCCCATGAGGCGGTGGCGAGGAGGGTGCCGTCGGGGGAGAACGCGACGGCGTTCACTGCGCTGGTGTGTCCGGTGAGGGTGGTGTGGTGGTCGCCGGTGGTGGGGTCCCAGATGCGGGCGGTGCCGTCGCGGGAGGCGGTGGTGAGCAGGGTGCCGTCGGGGGAGAACGCGACGGCGTTCACCGAGTCGGTGTGTCCGGTGAGGGTGGTGTGGTGGTCGCCGGTGGTGGGGTCCCAGATGCGGGCGGTGCCGTCGCGGGAGGCGGTGGCGAGGAGGGTGCCGTCGGGGGAGAACGCGACGGCGTTCACCGTGCTGGTGTGTCCGGTGAGGGTGGTGTGGTGGTCGCCGGTGGTGGGGTCCCAGATGCGGGCGGTGCCGTCGTAGGAGGCGGTGGTGAGCAGGGTGCCGTCGGGGGAGAACGCGACGGCGTTCACCGTGCTGGTGTGTCCGGTGAGGGTGGTGTGGTGGTCGCCGGTGGTGGGGTCCCAGATGCGGGCGGTGTTGTCCCATGAGGCGGTGGCGAGGAGGGCGCCGTCGGGGGAGAACACGACGGCGTTCACCGAGTCGGTGTGTCCGGTGAGGGTGGTGTGGTGGTCGCCGGTGGTGGGGTCCCAGATGCGGGCGGTGCCGTCGCGGGAGGCGGTGGTGAGCAGGGTGCCGTCGGGGGAGAACGCGACGGCGTTCACTGCGCTGGTGTGTCCGGTGAGGGTGGTGTGGTGGTCGCCGGTGGTGGGGTCCCAGATGCGGGCGGTGTTGTCCCATGAGGCGGTGGTGAGCAGGGTGCCGTCGGGGGAGAACGCGACGGCGGTCACCGAGTCGGTGTGTCCGGTGAGCAGTCCGACGGTTTGGTTTCGCGTTCGGTCGATCAGTTCCACCGCGTTGCCCCGGCCGATCGCCAGCAGCGCGCCATCCGGCGAGAACGCGACACCCAGGCTGACGCCGCCGGGGGCCACGACCGGCGTCACGGGGTCCTGCGGCCAGGTTGTTCGGGCGGTGCCGGCAGGCAACAGGATGGCGGCCGACCGCAGTTCGGGCGGCAGGTCGGCGGTCTCGGGGGGTGCGGTGCCGAGCAGCGCCGCCCGGGTCCAACGGCTGCCCGCCAGGTTCGCGCCACGCAGGCTGCCCTCAATCAGCCGGGCGCCCGTCAGGTCGGCCTCGCGCAGGTCGGCGCCAGTGAAGTCGACCCGCTCCAGCCGCATCCCACGCAGGTCGGCGCCGCGTAGGTCGGCGCCGCGCAGGTCTCGGCCGGTCAGGTCCTGCGACCGCAGATCCATCGAAGCCAGCCATTGGCGTCCGGGCCCCGCCGGGCCCGGACCCGGCTGCGGGTCGGGTCGGGTCTCGGTGAGCCGCTTCCGGAGCAGCAGGGCGTTCTGTTTGGCGATCGCAGGCGCCCTTGGATCGGCCAGGGTCTGGAAGGCCCAACCGACCACGGTCTCCGAGCCGGCGAGATCGACCAGGAAGTCAGCCATCAGCGGGGAGATCTTCCGGGCACGCAGGATGTTGTCGCCGTCATCGTCCAGCTTCGTCGCGGCGGCGTCGGCCACCAGGAATTCCATGATCGACTGGTGGACGAAGGTGAAGCCGCCGTCCTCGGTGCGTACCAGTAGGGTGCCGGAGCCGACGGTGTGGGTGGCTTGGTCGGCGGTGTAGCCGCGCTCGGCCAGTCGGGTCAGCGTGGCCGACACCTCGGCGGACAGGTCGCTCTCCGGGATGGTGAGGCCGGTGGCGGCCCAGAGCCGCTTCGCCAGCGCCGTACAGGCGGCCAGCCGCTCCTGCTCGCCCAGGGTGCGCAGGCCGCCCCGGTGGCGTTGCCGGTCGGCCTCGCCGACCAGCCAGAAGTCGACAAGCTCCCGGTAGAGCTCGGCGGCGCTGATCCGGCCCTGCCGCCGTTGCACCTCGCGGAGCCGGTCCTCGTCCAGCCTGGCGATGAAGGCAAGCATCCTTGGGTTGCGGGCCAGCCCGAGCAGGTCCTCGATCTCGTCGAGCAGGTCATAGCGTGCCTGGGCCGCCGCCCGATCGCCCTCGTAGAGATTGGTGAGGTAGGCCATGATCTGGCCTGGGGTGAAGTCTTCAAGCTCCACCATGCGGGTGGCGGTCAGTGCGGCGACCCGGTCGCCGAGGGCGGTGCGGACTTGGGCGGTGGAGCGGAAGTGCTGGCTGCGGCTGGTCAGCACCAACTTCGCCCGGTCGGTGACCGAGGCAAGCAGAACCTTGAGGTAGTCGGCGGCGTTGCCGTAGCCGACCCGCAACTCCAACTCGTCGAAGCCGTCGAAGAGCAACGCGATCCGGCCGGAGCGAACCATGTAGCGCAGCTTCTCCGGATTGATCTCCTCAACGTCCTGCCGGATCAGGTGCTGGCCGAGCAGCTCGTCCAGGGTCGGCGCCTTCTCCAGCGTGCGCAGCTCCACCAGGATCGGCGTCACATCCGGCAACGACTCCGGGAGGGTGAGCGCGAGATGGCGCAGCAGCGCCGTCTTGCCCCGGCCGAAGTCGCCAAGCACCAGCACCAGCCGGGCGCTCTCGGCGCCGAGCCAACTCCGTACCGTGCGGGCCAGATCCTCCCGGACCGGCTCGTCGCGGCGCCCGGCATCCAGCGACCGGTAGCGCTGTGGCAGATACATCGACGGCGGGTAGATCCGGTCCTCGGCCAGCCGACCGGTCTGCCGAGCCACCAGCGACCCGAGGTCCAGCATGCCCTGGTACGCCACGAAGGTCTGCAGCAGGATTCCCCGGCGCCGTGCCTCGGCGACCAGGGTCTCCTCGGCCGCCTCGCCGCCGGGGTGGATCAGGTAGGAGCTGGTGTTGGGATCGGCGGCGGCGAACCCGGCGTGCACTGTGCCGAACCGGTCCAGTGCCTGCGCCGTCGGCGCGGCGTCGAGTACACCGACCGCCCAGCGGACCGAACCCAGGCCGCCCGGCATCGGCTCGGTGACCCGCAGATAGCTGCCGTGCGGGCGGGACTCGACGGTTGCGTGTGGATGCCGGACCCGGGTCGCGTCGAGGACCAGGCCCAGGAAACTGTCCGGGTCGGTGGCGTCGTGGGCGGCTGGCGCGCGACCTGGCGTACCCGATGATCGGTCGTGGTGGTCGTAGCCGGCGGGGTCCGGCGGCGCGGGGGTGGCGAAGGTGGCCGTGACGCCGGTGGGCTGCCAGTCGGTGGTGACCTGCCAGGTGGAGCCGGTGGGGCTGATCCGGGTGTCGCCGATCCAGCGTTTCTGGCTGGGGACGTACTGGCGGGCGTGCCGGGTGACCAGATGCCGGGTGAGGGTGATGAGCTGGTACTGGTTGGGGACCTCGGTGGGGCGGGCGGCGGGGGTGACGGCGGCGCTGCCGGTGGCCAGGACGATCAGGCCGGAGTCGAGGCGGTGCAGCCGGCCGTCGTGGGTGTGGCCGTGCAGCAGCAGATTGACCAGGCCGGTCTCGCCGAGGATGCGGTCCAGGTCGTCGGCGTCGCGGAGGTTCTCGTCGTCGTTGACGGCCTGGCGGACCGCGTTGTGGTGCACGGCGCCCAGCCGCAGCCAACCCCGCGCCCGGTAGTCGGCCAGCCGGGCGGCGAACCAGCGCAGTTGGGGCTCGCTGACCCAGCCGTAGTGGTCGGTGGGGCGGTGACTCTCGATCATCGTCGAGTTGAGGCCGGCGACCACCACCTTTAGGTCGGGGATCTCGAACAGCGTCCACGGCTCGTCCGGAGTGAACGCCACCCCCGGCACGTCGCGGTAGAAGTCCTCGAACGCGGCGGCGAACGGCTTCCACTTCGGGAAGTACGGCGGCACCGGCTTGCGCTCCTCGCCCTCCTCGCTGAGGAAGTACGCCTCGCACGCCTTGCGGTTGACGTCATGGTTACCCGGGACGACCACCACCCGGGAACGGTCCAGCTCGACCGCCTCGGCCAGCGCCCCCAGAAACGCCGTGACCTGCTCGAACTCGCTGCGCAGGCCCCACTCGGCCAGGTCACCGGTGACCACCAGCAGGTCCGGACGCAGCCAGTGCTCCTCGGCGAGCCCGGTCAGGTCCTCGTGCAGCCGGGCGTGCAGCGTGTCGTACGCCTGGTCGGCGGAGGTGCCGCCGTTGCCGCCGAAGAGGTGTTCCTTGCCGAACTGTGGGTCCGACACGTGCAGCACGGTCAACCGGTCCAGCCCAGCGCCGGTCGGCCCGTCGACACCGAGCCGCCGGCCCGGTCGACCCGGCTCGACGATCCGGCCCGGCCGTCCCGAACCCGGCCGGCGACTGGACGCGCGCCGGTCCAGGACCTCGGGCCAGGTACGCCGGAGCCGATCCGGCGCGATGGCGTAGCTGTCCCGGTCGCCGGTGGCAGCCGGGGGCGCCATCGCGACGATGCCGACCACCCGGCCGGAAACATCGTCGAAGACCGGGCTGCCGCTGAATCCGGGCTGCACCCGCAGCGCGGCGTCCCGGCCGGACTCCAACTGAATCCGGTCCCCGCCGACCCGACCTCGGTACGCGGTCCGTACCCACCCCCCGTCCGGGCGCGGCGGCCTGCCGGGGAAGCCGAAGACCCGCAGCTCGTGGCCATCCCTGGGCATGTTCACCAGCAACTTCGCCGGCTCGGTCCCGGC from the Solwaraspora sp. WMMD1047 genome contains:
- a CDS encoding pentapeptide repeat-containing protein — encoded protein: MAEPDPAPFIVSFLGPSGEPVGVGVLVGPRQVLTCAHVVNTALGLPVTRSAQPDTPVRLRFPMRQPADAVPLLARVVRWVPPPDGRRPGDDIAGLELVDADPPAGTEPAKLLVNMPRDGHELRVFGFPGRPPRPDGGWVRTAYRGRVGGDRIQLESGRDAALRVQPGFSGSPVFDDVSGRVVGIVAMAPPAATGDRDSYAIAPDRLRRTWPEVLDRRASSRRPGSGRPGRIVEPGRPGRRLGVDGPTGAGLDRLTVLHVSDPQFGKEHLFGGNGGTSADQAYDTLHARLHEDLTGLAEEHWLRPDLLVVTGDLAEWGLRSEFEQVTAFLGALAEAVELDRSRVVVVPGNHDVNRKACEAYFLSEEGEERKPVPPYFPKWKPFAAAFEDFYRDVPGVAFTPDEPWTLFEIPDLKVVVAGLNSTMIESHRPTDHYGWVSEPQLRWFAARLADYRARGWLRLGAVHHNAVRQAVNDDENLRDADDLDRILGETGLVNLLLHGHTHDGRLHRLDSGLIVLATGSAAVTPAARPTEVPNQYQLITLTRHLVTRHARQYVPSQKRWIGDTRISPTGSTWQVTTDWQPTGVTATFATPAPPDPAGYDHHDRSSGTPGRAPAAHDATDPDSFLGLVLDATRVRHPHATVESRPHGSYLRVTEPMPGGLGSVRWAVGVLDAAPTAQALDRFGTVHAGFAAADPNTSSYLIHPGGEAAEETLVAEARRRGILLQTFVAYQGMLDLGSLVARQTGRLAEDRIYPPSMYLPQRYRSLDAGRRDEPVREDLARTVRSWLGAESARLVLVLGDFGRGKTALLRHLALTLPESLPDVTPILVELRTLEKAPTLDELLGQHLIRQDVEEINPEKLRYMVRSGRIALLFDGFDELELRVGYGNAADYLKVLLASVTDRAKLVLTSRSQHFRSTAQVRTALGDRVAALTATRMVELEDFTPGQIMAYLTNLYEGDRAAAQARYDLLDEIEDLLGLARNPRMLAFIARLDEDRLREVQRRQGRISAAELYRELVDFWLVGEADRQRHRGGLRTLGEQERLAACTALAKRLWAATGLTIPESDLSAEVSATLTRLAERGYTADQATHTVGSGTLLVRTEDGGFTFVHQSIMEFLVADAAATKLDDDGDNILRARKISPLMADFLVDLAGSETVVGWAFQTLADPRAPAIAKQNALLLRKRLTETRPDPQPGPGPAGPGRQWLASMDLRSQDLTGRDLRGADLRGADLRGMRLERVDFTGADLREADLTGARLIEGSLRGANLAGSRWTRAALLGTAPPETADLPPELRSAAILLPAGTARTTWPQDPVTPVVAPGGVSLGVAFSPDGALLAIGRGNAVELIDRTRNQTVGLLTGHTDSVTAVAFSPDGTLLTTASWDNTARIWDPTTGDHHTTLTGHTSAVNAVAFSPDGTLLTTASRDGTARIWDPTTGDHHTTLTGHTDSVNAVVFSPDGALLATASWDNTARIWDPTTGDHHTTLTGHTSTVNAVAFSPDGTLLTTASYDGTARIWDPTTGDHHTTLTGHTSTVNAVAFSPDGTLLATASRDGTARIWDPTTGDHHTTLTGHTDSVNAVAFSPDGTLLTTASRDGTARIWDPTTGDHHTTLTGHTSAVNAVAFSPDGTLLATASWDNTARIWDPTTGDHHTTLTGHTDSVNAVAFSPDGALLATASWDNTARIWDPTTGDHHTTLTGHTSTVNAVAFSPDGTLLATASYDNTARIWDPTTGDHHTTLTGHTSAVNAVAFSPDGTLLATASWDNTARIWDPTTGDHHTTLTGHTSAVNAVAFSPDGTLLATASWDNTARIWDPTTGDHHTTLTGHQRPVTAVAFSPDGTLLATASWDNTARIWDPTTGDHHTTLTGHTDSVNAVAFSPDGTLLATASRDGTARIWDPTTGRWVATLVSLPGDGHAVLLAGGGYKIVGDPRDVLWWAVKLCRFEAGELDPYVPELRPVPADHPIRAEAG